A genomic region of Dreissena polymorpha isolate Duluth1 chromosome 4, UMN_Dpol_1.0, whole genome shotgun sequence contains the following coding sequences:
- the LOC127880201 gene encoding uncharacterized protein LOC127880201 isoform X1, which translates to MSTLVEDLQREGTTTLMENVQGRQIEEQTADLTINGTDSFDGKITREDIELPQDFKGKLAFVLYNVFTTNECEEYIAQTEVMGYEEALVNVGGGRQVKMTDVRKSSRCIWDTVEEADRIWERIKSHVPEMWRDRKVLGLNERLRFLRYDPGDYFQPHLDGAYVRDNGERSYITVQVYLNQGFKGGSTTFMSYSCENKVELVPKTGSVLVFQHDIMHEGSRLEEGRKYTIRTDVMYSAKQTET; encoded by the exons ATGTCAACACTCGTGGAAGACCTCCAAAGGGAGGGAACTACTACTCTGATGGAAAATGTTCAAGGGAGACAAATCGAAGAACAGACTGCGGATCTCACGATAAACGGTACCGACAGTTTTGATGGCAAAATTACACGCGAGGACATCGAACTTCCGCAAGATTTTAAAGGAAAGCTGGCGTTTGTGCTCTATAATGTCTTCACAACAAAT GAATGCGAGGAGTACATAGCCCAGACGGAAGTGATGGGGTATGAAGAGGCCCTAGTCAACGTAGGGGGTGGAAG GCAGGTAAAGATGACGGATGTGCGTAAAAGCTCACGATGTATATGGGACACAGTGGAAGAGGCGGACCGGATATGGGAGCGTATCAAGAGTCACGTGCCAGAAATGTGGCGCGACAGAAAAGTGTTGGGGTTGAATGAAAG ACTGCGGTTCCTGCGGTACGACCCGGGCGACTACTTCCAACCACACCTGGACGGCGCGTACGTGCGAGACAACGGGGAGCGGAGCTACATCACCGTCCAAGTCTACCTCAACCAG GGTTTTAAAGGTGGGAGTACAACATTTATGAGTTATTCGTGCGAGAATAAGGTGGAATTGGTGCCCAAAACag GCAGCGTCCTAGTGTTCCAACACGACATCATGCACGAGGGCTCTAGACTGGAGGAGGGCCGGAAGTACACTATCAGAACAGACGTCATGTATTCCGCTAAACAGACGGAAACGTAA